One Massilia sp. 9096 genomic window carries:
- the yiaA gene encoding inner membrane protein YiaA gives MSEQRTIAVQRPSGAFVGAAWAALVTGLGAYLIGLWNAAMALNEKGYYLTILLYGSFAAVSLQKTLRDRAEGHHVTGMYMGLCWVSLIGSVLLLAIGLVNAGLTLSEKGFYAMSFVLGLFAITTVQKNVRDLAAIDTPLARSADPA, from the coding sequence ATGAGCGAGCAGCGCACTATCGCAGTACAACGCCCGAGCGGCGCCTTCGTCGGCGCGGCCTGGGCGGCCCTGGTCACCGGCTTGGGGGCCTACCTGATCGGCTTGTGGAACGCCGCGATGGCGCTCAACGAGAAAGGGTATTACCTGACCATCCTGCTGTACGGCAGTTTCGCTGCCGTCTCCCTGCAAAAGACCTTGCGCGACCGTGCCGAAGGCCATCACGTGACCGGCATGTACATGGGATTGTGCTGGGTTTCGCTGATCGGTTCGGTGCTGCTGCTGGCGATCGGCCTGGTCAACGCCGGCCTGACGCTCAGCGAAAAAGGTTTTTACGCGATGTCCTTCGTGCTCGGCTTGTTCGCCATCACGACGGTGCAGAAGAACGTGCGCGACCTGGCCGCAATCGACACCCCGCTCGCGCGCAGCGCCGATCCAGCTTGA
- a CDS encoding hemerythrin domain-containing protein has product MLTSTYTLVALSIEQTAVRAALQALADELRALPGDYATVAAGRAAQLCAALRRAVDDCHWRKLDKFLVPVLRNSSRAAESLLQDLESLSAGASASMAQAEACVGAGDRPVERERFCGAVEACIAALRLRLEREEDELFPLARGTVGGDAWFAIANQMLAHDAHAQERRGHGARGGHGAHGVPVPARQARGRHGVADGGARFERDSPHPDGWRHPNLSIVN; this is encoded by the coding sequence ATGCTGACATCGACGTACACCCTGGTCGCCCTCTCGATCGAGCAGACCGCCGTGCGCGCGGCGCTGCAGGCACTGGCTGACGAATTGCGGGCGCTGCCGGGCGACTACGCTACCGTGGCGGCCGGCCGCGCGGCCCAGCTGTGCGCCGCGCTGAGACGCGCCGTCGACGATTGCCACTGGCGCAAGCTCGACAAGTTCCTAGTGCCCGTGTTGCGCAACAGCAGCCGCGCCGCGGAAAGCCTGCTGCAGGATCTCGAGAGCTTGTCCGCGGGGGCATCGGCCTCGATGGCGCAGGCCGAAGCCTGCGTTGGCGCCGGCGATCGTCCGGTCGAGCGCGAACGCTTTTGCGGCGCGGTCGAGGCCTGTATCGCGGCCTTGCGTTTGCGTCTCGAACGCGAGGAGGATGAGCTGTTCCCGCTGGCGCGCGGCACGGTCGGCGGGGATGCCTGGTTCGCGATCGCCAACCAGATGCTGGCGCACGACGCCCATGCACAGGAACGCCGCGGCCACGGCGCCCGCGGCGGGCATGGCGCGCATGGCGTGCCTGTGCCGGCCAGGCAGGCACGCGGACGCCATGGCGTGGCCGACGGCGGCGCGCGTTTCGAGCGCGATTCGCCGCATCCGGACGGGTGGCGTCATCCAAACTTGTCGATCGTAAATTAG
- the moaE gene encoding molybdopterin synthase catalytic subunit MoaE — protein sequence MQAVTQALTPAFNEVRVQAADFDLGAELARLRAGDARVGAVVSFVGTVRDMNDGDSVAELELEHYPGMTERSLEDIVAQARARWPLYGALVIHRIGPMKPMEQIVLVAVSAAHRGEAFAACEFIMDYLKTDAPFWKKEQTPGGARWVDARTSDDSAKAKWASVRGSA from the coding sequence ATGCAAGCGGTGACGCAAGCGCTTACGCCGGCCTTCAACGAGGTCCGGGTCCAGGCCGCCGACTTCGACCTGGGCGCCGAGCTCGCACGCCTGCGCGCGGGTGACGCGCGCGTGGGCGCGGTCGTTTCGTTTGTCGGCACGGTGCGCGACATGAACGACGGCGACTCGGTTGCCGAGCTCGAGCTGGAGCATTATCCGGGCATGACCGAGCGTTCGCTGGAAGACATCGTCGCGCAGGCGCGTGCGCGCTGGCCGCTGTACGGCGCGCTCGTGATCCACCGCATCGGGCCGATGAAGCCGATGGAGCAGATCGTGCTGGTCGCGGTCAGCGCCGCGCACCGTGGCGAAGCCTTTGCCGCCTGCGAATTCATCATGGATTACCTCAAGACCGACGCGCCGTTCTGGAAGAAGGAACAAACGCCCGGCGGCGCCCGCTGGGTCGATGCGCGCACCAGCGACGACAGCGCCAAGGCGAAATGGGCATCGGTTCGAGGTTCGGCCTGA
- a CDS encoding exonuclease SbcCD subunit D C-terminal domain-containing protein, translated as MRLLHTSDWHLGQTLHNFERTYEHGRFLDWLLDTIVAERADALLIAGDVFDNSNPSAASQRQLYRFLREAQARSPGLDIVIIAGNHDSPGRLEAPGPLLEAHGTRVVGHVVRDADGTIDLERFLVPLSGRDGAVKAWCVAIPFLRPGDVPRVPQAQGAQGAPGGDVFDAYLHGIALLYSQAYALARSKATNGEAILAMGHCHMVGGDSSPDSERRIVIGGTEALPASMFDPSIAYAALGHLHLAQRVGKQEHLRYCGSPLPLSFAEVNYQHQVLRIDLDGSRASAITPLPVPRAVDLLRVPASPAPLKQAIAELVGLDLPERPLHEQPYLEVRVLLDGPEPGLRAQVEAALEGKPVRLAKIEPTRRVQTAPGIEPALSLDQLAQLQPDDIFRRLWQQRFGEGAPDDQMAAFAELLLPSDGKREAA; from the coding sequence ATGCGGCTGCTGCACACTTCCGACTGGCATCTCGGCCAGACCCTGCACAATTTCGAGCGGACCTACGAGCACGGACGCTTCCTCGACTGGCTGCTCGACACCATCGTGGCCGAGCGGGCCGACGCGCTCCTGATCGCCGGCGACGTGTTCGACAACAGCAACCCCTCGGCCGCCTCGCAGCGCCAGCTGTACCGCTTCCTGCGCGAAGCGCAAGCACGCTCGCCCGGGCTGGACATCGTGATCATCGCCGGCAACCACGATTCGCCCGGCCGCCTGGAGGCGCCGGGGCCGTTGCTCGAAGCGCACGGCACGCGGGTGGTCGGCCACGTGGTGCGCGACGCGGACGGCACGATCGACCTGGAGCGTTTCCTGGTGCCTTTGAGCGGCCGCGACGGCGCAGTGAAAGCCTGGTGCGTGGCGATTCCCTTCCTGCGTCCGGGCGACGTGCCGCGCGTGCCGCAGGCCCAGGGCGCGCAAGGGGCGCCGGGCGGCGACGTGTTCGACGCCTACCTGCATGGCATCGCCCTGCTCTACAGCCAGGCCTATGCCCTGGCGCGCAGCAAGGCGACCAACGGCGAAGCGATCCTGGCGATGGGGCATTGCCACATGGTCGGCGGCGATTCCTCGCCCGACTCCGAGCGCCGCATCGTGATCGGCGGCACCGAAGCGCTGCCGGCCTCGATGTTCGACCCGAGCATCGCCTATGCGGCGCTGGGCCACCTGCACCTGGCCCAGCGCGTCGGCAAGCAGGAACACCTGCGCTACTGCGGCAGTCCCCTGCCCTTGTCCTTTGCCGAAGTCAACTACCAGCACCAGGTGCTGCGCATCGACCTCGACGGCAGCCGGGCGAGCGCGATCACGCCGCTGCCGGTGCCGCGCGCGGTCGATCTGCTGCGCGTGCCCGCCAGCCCGGCGCCGCTCAAGCAGGCGATCGCCGAGCTGGTCGGGCTCGATCTGCCCGAACGGCCGCTGCACGAGCAGCCTTACCTCGAAGTGCGGGTGCTGCTGGATGGCCCCGAGCCCGGACTGCGCGCCCAGGTCGAGGCGGCGCTGGAAGGCAAACCGGTGCGCCTGGCCAAGATCGAGCCGACCCGGCGCGTGCAGACCGCGCCCGGCATCGAACCGGCGCTGAGCCTGGACCAGCTGGCCCAGCTGCAGCCCGACGACATCTTCCGCCGCCTGTGGCAGCAGCGCTTCGGCGAAGGCGCCCCGGACGACCAGATGGCGGCGTTTGCCGAGCTGCTGCTGCCATCGGACGGCAAGCGGGAGGCCGCATGA
- a CDS encoding DUF349 domain-containing protein, with the protein MFEFLFKRPGDKPGDKPAADGAGAGAQAEPAAPASASQRALQAERLSHIQGDEGAAAEFILQCEFSELRLTAAEFIHRPDLLERVHTAMRNTDRRVAKLMQSRLDAYRHHEAELRRAQAAVEQAQAMVQDELLTPNHVADLDRRWSVITAPELDGTYQAARAALGQRLEAQVGLQRAMIDRLAALRRLPLESLPANELAARLEALAREQAEALRAPERASLPKGLVAEFGLEHQKLLASLHAIEAGQAAQAAREAFLAEQQGKPVAELQPDALRREWNRLPALPAGGAAGAAGDASSALQRRFDELLASLPQPEPRKPKEPKEPREPKPARPAQEGSRPDDARQDGTRQRGADQQFIDNMDAMEAALQQGSLGTAAELDKALKEAREKDHGHGVRLTTQQADRLAHLRAELKRLSDWARWGGNVSREELIKNVEALPTQNLAMSELAKKVGSMRDRWKALDSLSGAAPKSLWERFDAACTTAYAPAAAHFKHLADERHGNAARGEKLVEEARNEIARLQSGEADWKHVAGTVQRLRLAWSHLGAIDRKEKKRLDGLFTDALNVLQAPLEQQRKTEMAKREEIIEQAAAIDPHDRHAIDTMRALQQRWQEQARALPLERKAEQALWQRFRAVCDGVFQRRKETMHEADIERRAHEAAKEAISARLEAAAPDVTAATAGKLLRDAAAEWQAIGPVPRAHEARVEKRYHAAVAAVQQQLDQARRAAGMAQAGLVRDKLRLVQELEGAVAAPDSPQDTDWEARWRALPAPDAELERVLRARFDAALGALQAGREAYAQLLERNRAPLLHDLLRMEIGAGIDSGPEFARERLKLQVEVLQSSLKSGQKGSGGKAEQGGPAAQLRALCATPALVDARTASRIDQLVLRLGREAK; encoded by the coding sequence ATGTTCGAGTTCCTATTCAAGCGGCCGGGCGACAAGCCCGGCGACAAGCCGGCCGCGGATGGAGCCGGCGCGGGAGCGCAAGCCGAACCGGCGGCGCCCGCATCCGCTTCGCAGCGCGCGCTGCAAGCCGAACGGCTGAGCCATATCCAGGGCGACGAGGGGGCCGCGGCGGAATTCATCCTGCAATGCGAGTTCTCCGAACTGCGGCTGACCGCCGCCGAGTTCATCCATCGTCCCGACCTGCTCGAACGCGTCCATACGGCGATGCGCAACACCGATCGCCGCGTCGCCAAACTGATGCAATCGCGCCTCGATGCGTACCGCCATCACGAAGCCGAGCTGCGGCGTGCCCAGGCCGCGGTCGAGCAGGCCCAGGCGATGGTGCAGGACGAACTGCTGACCCCGAACCACGTCGCCGACCTCGACCGCAGGTGGTCGGTGATCACGGCGCCCGAGCTGGACGGAACGTACCAGGCGGCGCGCGCCGCGCTGGGCCAGCGCCTGGAAGCGCAGGTGGGCTTGCAGCGCGCCATGATCGACCGTCTGGCCGCGCTGCGACGGCTGCCGCTCGAGTCGCTGCCGGCGAACGAGCTGGCTGCGCGCCTGGAAGCGCTGGCCCGCGAACAAGCCGAGGCCTTGCGCGCGCCCGAGCGTGCGTCGCTGCCGAAAGGGCTGGTGGCCGAGTTCGGACTCGAGCACCAGAAGCTGCTGGCCAGCCTGCATGCGATCGAGGCCGGCCAGGCGGCGCAGGCCGCGCGCGAAGCCTTCCTGGCCGAGCAGCAGGGCAAGCCGGTGGCCGAGCTGCAGCCCGACGCGCTGCGCCGGGAATGGAACCGCTTGCCGGCGCTGCCGGCTGGCGGCGCGGCCGGCGCGGCCGGCGATGCTTCGAGCGCCCTGCAGCGCCGCTTCGACGAGCTGCTCGCCAGCCTGCCCCAGCCCGAGCCGCGCAAGCCGAAAGAGCCGAAAGAGCCGCGTGAACCCAAGCCGGCGCGGCCGGCGCAGGAGGGATCGCGACCGGACGACGCGCGCCAGGATGGGACTCGCCAGCGCGGCGCCGACCAGCAGTTCATCGACAACATGGATGCGATGGAAGCGGCCCTGCAGCAGGGTTCGCTGGGCACGGCGGCGGAACTCGACAAGGCCTTGAAGGAAGCGCGCGAAAAGGATCATGGGCACGGCGTGCGCCTGACGACGCAGCAGGCCGACCGCCTGGCCCATCTGCGCGCCGAACTCAAGCGCCTGTCGGACTGGGCGCGCTGGGGCGGCAACGTCTCGCGCGAGGAACTGATCAAGAACGTCGAAGCCTTGCCGACCCAGAACCTGGCGATGAGCGAGCTGGCCAAGAAGGTCGGCAGCATGCGCGATCGCTGGAAGGCGCTCGACAGCCTGTCCGGCGCCGCGCCCAAGAGCCTGTGGGAACGCTTCGACGCAGCCTGCACCACGGCGTATGCGCCGGCGGCGGCCCACTTCAAGCACCTGGCCGATGAGCGCCACGGCAACGCCGCGCGCGGCGAGAAGCTGGTCGAGGAAGCGCGCAACGAAATCGCCCGCCTGCAATCGGGCGAAGCCGACTGGAAGCACGTGGCCGGCACCGTGCAGCGGCTGCGCCTGGCCTGGAGCCACCTGGGCGCCATCGATCGCAAGGAAAAGAAACGTCTGGACGGCCTGTTCACCGATGCGCTGAACGTGCTGCAGGCGCCGCTCGAGCAACAACGCAAGACCGAGATGGCCAAGCGCGAGGAGATCATCGAGCAGGCCGCGGCGATCGATCCGCACGACCGCCACGCGATCGACACCATGCGCGCGCTGCAGCAACGCTGGCAGGAGCAGGCCCGTGCGCTGCCGCTCGAGCGCAAGGCCGAGCAGGCGCTGTGGCAACGCTTCCGCGCAGTCTGCGACGGGGTGTTCCAGCGCCGCAAGGAAACCATGCATGAAGCCGACATCGAGCGCCGCGCGCACGAGGCCGCCAAGGAAGCGATCAGCGCGCGCCTGGAAGCGGCCGCGCCCGACGTCACCGCCGCCACCGCCGGCAAGCTGCTGCGCGATGCGGCCGCCGAGTGGCAGGCGATCGGCCCGGTCCCGCGCGCGCACGAAGCCCGGGTCGAGAAGCGTTACCACGCCGCCGTGGCGGCGGTCCAGCAGCAGCTCGACCAGGCGCGCCGCGCTGCCGGCATGGCCCAGGCCGGTCTGGTGCGCGACAAGCTGCGCCTGGTGCAGGAGCTCGAGGGGGCGGTCGCCGCGCCCGACTCGCCGCAGGATACCGACTGGGAAGCGCGCTGGCGCGCCTTGCCGGCCCCGGATGCCGAACTCGAGCGCGTCCTGCGCGCCCGTTTCGATGCAGCGCTCGGCGCCTTGCAGGCAGGCCGCGAGGCCTACGCCCAGCTGTTGGAGCGTAACCGCGCGCCGCTGCTGCACGACCTGCTGCGCATGGAGATCGGTGCCGGTATCGACAGCGGTCCGGAGTTCGCGCGCGAACGTCTCAAGCTGCAGGTCGAGGTGCTGCAGTCTTCCTTGAAGTCGGGCCAGAAGGGCAGCGGCGGCAAAGCCGAGCAGGGCGGCCCGGCGGCCCAGCTGCGCGCGCTGTGCGCCACGCCGGCGCTGGTCGACGCGCGCACCGCGTCGCGCATCGATCAACTGGTGCTGCGCCTGGGCAGGGAGGCCAAATGA
- a CDS encoding winged helix-turn-helix domain-containing protein, whose translation MSEPILTHNAARAMHLAAQGMLQTRRARATISDVLAAIRRMGVLQIDTISVVARSPYLVLWSRLGDYDPAWLEQLLAEGKLFEYWAHEACFIPIEDYGLYRHRMVDAGSLGWKAGSSWARAQPGHVEQVLEHIRANGPVRAADFERVDGKAGGWWEWKPEKRSLEVLFTSGRLMIARRQNFHRVYDLAERVLPDWDDSRTPPIETVRREFVLRAVRALSLAKAAWIPDYHRTRPPHFDPQQLVDEGSLLRARVDGWSAPVFVHPEHAGLLERAAAGALTPTVTSLLSPFDPIVWDRRRALELFDFDYRLECYTPAEKRRYGYFTLPILRRGALVGRVDAKAHRKRGVFELISVTLEPGVRVSEGLLRDLAGAVLRCARWHGCGQVELTRTTPDGVRPALQVALDALAPGLC comes from the coding sequence ATGAGCGAACCAATCCTTACGCACAATGCCGCGCGCGCCATGCACCTGGCCGCGCAAGGGATGTTGCAGACGCGCCGCGCCCGCGCGACCATATCCGACGTCCTGGCGGCGATCCGGCGCATGGGCGTTTTGCAGATCGACACCATCAGCGTGGTCGCGCGCAGTCCGTATCTGGTGCTGTGGAGCCGTCTCGGCGACTACGACCCGGCCTGGCTCGAGCAGCTGCTGGCCGAGGGCAAATTGTTCGAATACTGGGCGCACGAGGCCTGCTTCATCCCGATCGAGGATTATGGCCTGTACCGGCACCGCATGGTCGATGCGGGTTCGCTCGGCTGGAAGGCGGGGTCGAGTTGGGCGCGCGCCCAGCCCGGGCACGTCGAGCAGGTGCTGGAGCACATTCGCGCCAACGGCCCGGTGCGCGCGGCCGATTTCGAGCGCGTCGATGGAAAAGCGGGCGGCTGGTGGGAATGGAAGCCCGAAAAGCGCTCGCTCGAAGTGCTGTTCACGTCCGGCCGGCTGATGATCGCGCGGCGCCAGAATTTCCACCGCGTGTACGACCTGGCCGAGCGCGTGCTGCCGGACTGGGACGACAGCCGCACGCCGCCGATCGAGACAGTGCGGCGCGAATTCGTGCTGCGCGCGGTGCGCGCGCTCAGCCTGGCCAAGGCGGCCTGGATCCCCGACTACCACCGTACCCGTCCGCCGCATTTCGATCCGCAGCAGCTGGTGGATGAGGGCTCGCTGCTGCGCGCGCGCGTGGACGGCTGGAGCGCGCCGGTGTTCGTGCATCCCGAACACGCCGGCCTGCTCGAACGCGCCGCCGCTGGCGCCTTGACGCCGACCGTGACCAGCCTGCTGTCGCCGTTCGATCCGATCGTCTGGGACCGCAGGCGCGCGCTCGAGCTGTTCGATTTCGACTACCGGCTGGAGTGCTACACGCCAGCGGAAAAGCGCCGCTACGGCTACTTCACGCTGCCGATCCTGCGCCGCGGCGCGCTGGTCGGGCGTGTCGACGCCAAGGCCCATCGCAAGCGCGGCGTGTTCGAACTGATCTCGGTGACGCTGGAGCCCGGCGTGCGCGTGAGCGAAGGGCTGCTGCGCGACCTGGCCGGCGCGGTGCTGCGCTGCGCGCGCTGGCATGGCTGCGGACAGGTCGAGCTGACCCGGACCACGCCCGACGGCGTGCGCCCGGCCCTGCAGGTGGCCCTGGACGCCTTGGCCCCCGGTTTGTGCTAG